The following are encoded in a window of Fusarium falciforme chromosome 11, complete sequence genomic DNA:
- a CDS encoding Zn(2)-C6 fungal-type domain-containing protein, with amino-acid sequence MPPRSQPRAMTFTGCWTCKRRKVRCDLRPTACRNCEKRGIVCEGYGIRLQWVSDSLGQAESRTGLQGRRSLRLDQTCNLYESATIDNFLSAVDHETEHNAVVAIRLRPPILLLRVEARQLTK; translated from the exons ATGCCTCCTCGATCACAGCCACGTGCTATGACCTTCACCGG CTGCTGGACAtgcaagagaagaaaagtCCGATGTGATCTTCGACCAACAGCGTGCAGAAACTGTGAAAAAAGGGGGATAGTCTGTGAAGGCTATGGAATCAGGTTACAATGGGTTTCAGACTCGCTAGGACAGGCGGAGTCGAGAACTGGCCTTCAAGGGCGCCGTAGCCTTCGACTTG ACCAGACTTGCAATCTGTATGAATCAGCAACCATCGACAACTTTCTCTCGGCTGTTGACCACGAGACTGA ACACAATGCAGTGGTGGCCATTCGACTCCGACctcccatcctcctcctcagggtTGAAGCTCGACAACTCACCAAGTGA
- a CDS encoding PALP domain-containing protein: MSNFYEIAALAVQARNRIRHHIYETPLIPARKTGQDHGAKVLFKAENFQLTGSFKLRGAMSKMSAHTGQGPLITASSGNHGIGAALASQALSKKLTVVLPETVVPAKLEKIKSYGVDVILHGAETGLAEQHAQQLAASGTYTYISPYNDSDIVSGQGTIGLEILEQCDKVDCVFISMGGGGLISGIGSVIKAFSPQTKVYGIAAINSMALAASMSAGRVVETEHLPTLAEAVAGGIDEDTITLPLASSVVDHVIECNEEDIIAGLKALAFEENMIVEGSAALALAGFNKVAKDMAGKTSVVLLCGGNFDQGVVSKVIYDS; the protein is encoded by the coding sequence ATGTCGAATTTCTATGAAATCGCCGCTCTTGCTGTTCAAGCTCGGAATCGCATCCGCCATCATATCTACGAAACGCCCCTCATTCCAGCGAGGAAGACGGGGCAAGACCATGGCGCAAAGGTTCTCTTCAAGGCGGAGAACTTTCAGCTTACCGGATCCTTCAAGCTTCGGGGCGCCATGTCCAAGATGTCAGCCCATACTGGACAAGGGCCGCTCATAACAGCATCCTCTGGCAACCATGGGATCGGTGCCGCCTTGGCATCTCAAGCCCTTTCAAAGAAGCTCACTGTTGTGCTGCCAGAGACGGTGGTTCCTGCAAAGCTTGAAAAGATCAAATCATACGGCGTTGATGTGATCTTGCACGGTGCTGAGACAGGTCTGGCTGAGCAGCACGCACAGCAGTTGGCTGCTTCTGGAACATACACATACATCTCGCCCTATAACGACAGCGACATCGTTTCTGGCCAGGGCACCATTGGACTTGAGATCCTTGAGCAGTGCGACAAGGTAGACTGTGTCTTCATCTCCATGGGTGGCGGCGGATTGATTAGTGGCATTGGGTCTGTCATCAAAGCCTTCAGCCCTCAGACCAAAGTATACGGCATTGCTGCCATCAACTCGATGGCATTGGCTGCTTCCATGAGTGCTGGTCGAGTAGTTGAGACGGAACACCTGCCCACCCTCGCTGAGGCGGTAGCAGGGGGTATCGACGAAGACACCATCACTCTGCCGCTAGCAAGCTCGGTGGTAGACCACGTTATCGAGTGCAACGAAGAAGATATTATTGCGGGCCTGAAGGCTCTTGCTTTTGAAGAGAACATGATTGTTGAAGGTTCTGCCGCTCTAGCCCTTGCGGGCTTCAATAAGGTTGCCAAGGACATGGCGGGGAAGACCAGTGTTGTTCTTCTGTGCGGCGGCAATTTTGATCAAGGTGTTGTATCAAAGGTGATCTATGACTCTTAA
- a CDS encoding DAO domain-containing protein yields MKPLYALAAVFASICPTALAADAAAWKSRNIYFVLTDRIARSSTDNGGACSDLGSYCGGTFKGLESKLDYIKGMGFDAIWITPVVSNTPNGYHGYWADDLYAINSKYGTAEDLKSLVSSAHQKGIYVMVDVVANHMGPNIGGHKPEPLNQQSSYHSGCEINYSDQTSIEVCSIAGLPDVKTENSEIRTLYQNWIKWLVKEYQFDGIRIDTVKHVEKDFWPGFQSAAGVYSIGEVFDGNPDYLAGYASVMPGLLNYAIYYPMNRFYQQQGSSQDLVNMHDEISAKFPDPTVLGTFLDNHDNARWLNRKNDVSLLKNALAHVILARGIPIVYYGTEQGYAGGNDPANREDLWRSGFNTNADLYQAISRLSNARSKAGGLGGNDHKHLFVENNVYAWSRAGGDLVVLTTNRGQGWSEEGKQACNSTGLSNQRWRNYDDGGDIGCHPESLPIFHGQQKSETNDDENINPLSDPPLDFSCCCSVSLLYLPSPIIMADTSRPVLILGGGCFGLATAYHLAQTGYSDLTVLEKDHEVPSRFSAANDLNKVIRAEYADPFYTELALQAIRRWQTDPLYKPHYHETGFLNVGSNNAPDQTKRVLESYYASVRDNSAFNGKVQRVNGNADIKKLVPAFHHVQRWAGYFNKLAGYGHSANALSAVYAECVKLGVKFQLGSQKGEVESLLYASSRNGTKCVGAKTREGRIYLADKTIVALGADASNIIPRMGKQMTGRCWGVAHIQLSPEEADELRGIPVTNVRDLAFFFEPDKATNKLKFCHMGGAYTNYAWSQDGLSIPYSELSESQFIPEEDEVHIRKLLREVFPQLADRPLIDKHLCWFADTDDSDYIIDFVPGTDSSLVVLSGDSGHGFKMLPIFGQWVQKLLVDEKQSEPKWQWKTSKPKKTAAWRSSGSQELASVARAKL; encoded by the exons ATGAAGCCCCTCTATGCATTGGCTGCTGTCTTTGCCAGCATATGTCCAACTGCTCTTGCAGCAGATGCCGCTGCCTGGAAATCTCGAAACATCTACTTTGTTCTTACCGATCGTATCGCTCGCAGCTCCACTGATAATGGAGGCGCATGCTCAGACTTGGGCTCCTACTGCGGCGGGACTTTCAAAGGCTTAGAGTCTAAGCTTGACTACATCAAAGGCATGGGCTTTGATGCCATCTGGATCACCCCGGTTGTCTCTA ATACTCCAAATGGATACCATGGGTATTGGGCCGACGATTTGTATGCCATCAACTCCAAGTATGGGACAGCTGAAGACTTGAAGAGCCTGGTCAGCTCAGCCCACCAAAAG GGAATCTATGTTATGGTTGATGTGGTCGCCAACCACATGGGCCCAAATATTGGGGGCCACAAGCCTGAGCCTCTGAACCAGCAAAGCTCGTACCATTCGGGATGCGAGATTAACTACTCCGACCAAACAAGCATCGAGGTCTGCAGCATCGCTGGCCTCCCTGATGTCAAGACGGAGAATTCCGAGATCCGCACTCTTTACCAGAATTGGATCAAGTGGTTGGTGAAGGAGTACCAGTTCGATGGTATCCGGATTGACACAGTCAAACACGTCGAAAAGGACTTTTGGCCCGGCTTTCAGTCGGCTGCCGGAGTATACTCGATCGGAGAGGTTTTTGATGGGAACCCAGACTATCTGGCTGGATATGCTAGTGTCATGCCTGGCCTTCTCAACTACGCCATCTATTATCCGATGAACAGATTCTACCAGCAGCAAGGATCGTCTCAGGATTTGGTCAACATGCATGATGAAATCAGCGCCAAATTCCCCGATCCTACTGTATTGGGTACTTTTTTGGATAATCACGACAATGCTCGATGGTTAAACCGAAAGAACGACGTTTCCCTTCTCAAGAACGCTCTGGCCCATGTCATTCTCGCCAGAGGTATCCCCATTGTCTACTACGGAACCGAACAGGGCTATGCGGGAGGGAATGATCCAGCGAATCGGGAGGATCTCTGGCGAAGTGGATTCAACACCAATGCTGACTTGTACCAAGCCATCTCTCGTCTTTCCAATGCACGATCAAAGGCCGGAGGTCTTGGCGGGAATGACCACAAGCATCTATTTGTGGAAAACAACGTCTACGCATGGAGCCGTGCCGGGGGGGACCTCGTTGTTCTCACCACCAATCGGGGCCAGGGCTGGTCGG AGGAGGGGAAACAAGCATGCAACTCTACAGGCCTGTCCAACCAGCGGTGGCGGAACTAcgatgatggcggcgatATCGGCTGTCATCCCGAGTCCCTCCCTATCTTTCATGGCCAGCAAAAGTCGGAAACCAATGATGACGAGAACATAAATCCCCTCTCTGACCCTCCGCTGGACTTCTCTTGCTGTTGTTCAGTATCTCTTCTTTACCTCCCATCACCTATCATAATGGCTGACACATCACGACCTGTCCTGATTCTCGGCGGAGGCTGCTTTGGCCTAGCGACCGCGTACCACCTGGCCCAGACTGGTTACTCAGACCTTACCGTCTTGGAAAAGGACCACGAGGTCCCCAGTCGCTTCTCAGCAGCCAACGATCTCAACAAGGTGATCCGAGCCGAGTATGCCGATCCCTTCTACACCGAGCTGGCTCTG CAAGCCATCCGGAGATGGCAGACTGATCCATTGTACAAACCCCACTACCACGAGACGGGCTTCCTCAACGTTGGATCCAACAACGCGCCCGACCAGACAAAACGAGTTCTCGAGAGTTATTACGCATCTGTCAGGGACAATTCCGCCTTCAACGGCAAGGTGCAGCGCGTGAACGGAAATGCCgacatcaagaagctggTTCCCGCATTCCATCATGTGCAGCGCTGGGCTGGCTACTTCAACAAGCTGGCGGGGTACGGTCACTCTGCCAACGCTTTGAGTGCTGTGTATGCAGAGTGTGTCAAGTTGGGCGTCAAGTTCCAGCTTGGCAGCCAGAAGGGAGAGGTTGAGTCCCTGCTCTACGCATCGAGCCGAAACGGCACCAAATGTGTTGGAGCAAAGACCCGAGAAGGCCGAATCTATCTTGCCGACAAGACTATCGTGGCTTTGGGCGCCGATGCCTCCAACATTATTCCCCGCATGGGCAAGCAAATGACAGGTCGCTGCTGGGGTGTCGCACACATTCAGCTGAGTCCTGAAGAGGCCGACGAGTTGAGAGGCATTCCCGTCACCAACGTGCGGGAtcttgccttcttcttcgagcCTGACAAGGCCACCAACAAGCTCAAGTTCTGCCACATGGGAGGTGCTTACACCAACTACGCTTGGTCTCAGGATGGTCTCTCAATTCCTTACTCCGAGCTCTCCGAGTCACAATTCATccctgaagaggatgaggtgcATATCCGAAAACTCCTAAGAGAGGTATTCCCACAGCTCGCGGATCGCCCGTTGATTGACAAACATCTATGCTGGTTTGCCGACACGGATGACTCGGATTACATCATTGACTTTGTGCCTGGAACAGACT